A section of the Arcobacter roscoffensis genome encodes:
- a CDS encoding flagellar hook-length control protein FliK produces the protein MSKQVDFLTKQTSINETSSSSKTTTKGEKKEGASLFDSMLSGMKEEKQAVSNENKTALSTKEQNIQNESNVNKSTNSEEIKKEVKTSEKNLDNTTQENNKSQKDIDLKQSNIKSSDLASDNTKNNVKDTSTEDVSKNNASPSPINSVKQSSLLDRLIVEAKNESKKEIKTDKETTSTDEKKLTENKEISNKSLDETKTNSKEIENKSVNKNEEKKDAVLNISNKDEKETSSNEKDASKSSSNITTNEKNTNTDTKIIDAKNHKTEPLVENKIKTDLENKDLDKTEVKENTTKDKSLEEKKDSSKVDNSILSNKAIEEESKTSDKKIKIDNDDKKEETSVIEKKPTKENTNVNAKVEQNTQEPSLVQTSKSEKQTQNEALVKNDRNTKVNNLEDSVAPVKTEKIETSLKTTESKNEVIDKKDLNTSNPKEILDPEKTKNTNNLNINDNKEVKESKGSNETSNIIKNENTNNTNKEQVSSPQVSEVKNEKVAKELASIDSKTSEQTVNISKKELESASSIKTEDKKEEKSLLDKLVEDSKKIDEKKTVNDVKTNVEVQKNDSTSAVKNSNDSKDFLTNIYLSSQRSNANKSSLANKADAINQVKNAQSTEDVKEAAKKLDLDAQKVEVEVSNKQEIKLEDKAYTDRRSFLDRLAMSNSVKQDEIKNIINRNIESTNTVKATETLVNTASTSTEKIEEVTVNVNPSLAQSIQARIIGAKQQMSTMMSDVARQMYENYKPPVTAFRINLNPSNLGTIAIIMKSDKDNGINISMNISNNSTLEAFIDSQNGLKNALSKTFSEESSFNLDFNSNENSDNSSSNQGNSEENKGSQNNNSDTRSILEARENNKTDDKNLDYM, from the coding sequence ATGAGTAAACAAGTTGATTTCTTAACAAAACAAACTAGTATAAATGAAACTTCATCTAGTAGTAAAACTACTACAAAGGGTGAAAAAAAAGAGGGTGCTTCACTTTTTGATTCTATGTTAAGTGGAATGAAAGAAGAGAAACAAGCAGTTTCAAATGAAAATAAAACTGCACTTTCCACAAAAGAGCAAAACATCCAAAATGAAAGTAATGTTAATAAATCAACTAATTCTGAAGAAATAAAAAAAGAAGTTAAAACTAGTGAAAAAAACTTAGATAATACAACTCAAGAAAATAATAAATCACAAAAAGATATAGATTTAAAACAATCAAATATAAAAAGCTCAGATTTAGCTAGTGATAATACAAAAAACAATGTAAAAGATACTTCAACTGAAGATGTTTCAAAAAATAATGCTAGTCCTTCTCCTATTAATTCAGTAAAACAAAGTTCACTTCTTGATAGATTAATTGTGGAAGCAAAAAATGAGTCTAAAAAAGAAATAAAAACTGATAAAGAAACTACTAGTACTGATGAAAAAAAATTAACTGAAAATAAAGAAATTTCAAATAAGTCTTTAGATGAGACTAAAACAAATAGTAAAGAAATTGAAAATAAGAGTGTAAATAAAAATGAAGAGAAAAAAGATGCTGTTTTAAATATCTCTAACAAAGATGAGAAAGAGACTTCTTCAAATGAAAAAGATGCTAGTAAAAGTTCATCTAACATTACAACTAATGAGAAAAACACTAATACAGATACTAAAATAATAGATGCTAAAAATCATAAAACTGAGCCTTTAGTAGAAAATAAAATAAAAACAGATCTTGAAAATAAAGACTTAGATAAAACAGAAGTAAAAGAGAATACGACTAAAGATAAATCTTTAGAAGAGAAAAAAGACTCTAGCAAAGTTGATAATTCTATTTTAAGTAATAAGGCAATAGAAGAAGAGAGTAAAACTTCAGATAAGAAAATAAAAATTGATAATGATGACAAAAAAGAAGAAACTTCTGTAATTGAAAAGAAACCTACGAAAGAAAATACAAATGTAAATGCAAAAGTTGAGCAAAATACGCAAGAACCTTCTTTAGTTCAAACTAGTAAAAGTGAAAAGCAAACACAAAATGAAGCTTTAGTAAAGAATGATAGAAATACAAAAGTTAATAATCTAGAAGATTCAGTTGCTCCAGTTAAAACTGAAAAAATCGAAACTTCTTTAAAAACAACAGAGTCTAAAAATGAAGTAATAGATAAAAAAGATCTTAATACTTCAAATCCTAAAGAGATTTTAGATCCTGAAAAAACTAAAAATACAAATAATCTTAATATAAATGACAATAAAGAAGTAAAAGAGAGCAAAGGCTCAAATGAAACTTCAAATATTATCAAAAATGAAAATACTAATAATACAAATAAAGAACAAGTATCATCACCTCAAGTATCAGAGGTGAAAAATGAAAAAGTTGCAAAAGAATTAGCTTCAATTGATTCTAAAACTAGTGAGCAAACTGTAAATATTTCAAAAAAAGAGCTTGAGTCAGCTAGTAGTATAAAAACAGAGGACAAAAAAGAAGAAAAATCTTTACTTGATAAATTAGTTGAAGATAGTAAGAAAATAGATGAAAAGAAAACAGTAAATGATGTAAAAACAAATGTAGAAGTACAAAAAAATGATTCAACATCTGCTGTTAAAAATAGTAATGACTCAAAAGATTTTTTAACAAATATTTATTTAAGTTCACAAAGAAGTAACGCAAATAAAAGCTCATTAGCAAATAAAGCTGATGCCATAAATCAAGTTAAAAATGCTCAAAGTACAGAAGACGTAAAAGAAGCAGCTAAAAAGCTTGATTTAGATGCCCAAAAAGTTGAAGTTGAAGTAAGTAATAAACAAGAAATAAAACTTGAAGATAAAGCTTATACAGATAGAAGAAGCTTTTTAGATAGACTGGCTATGAGTAATAGCGTTAAACAAGATGAAATAAAAAATATAATAAACAGAAATATAGAAAGTACAAATACTGTAAAAGCAACAGAAACCTTAGTAAATACAGCATCTACTTCAACAGAAAAAATTGAAGAGGTTACTGTTAATGTTAATCCATCTTTAGCTCAAAGTATACAAGCTAGAATTATCGGTGCAAAACAACAAATGTCTACAATGATGTCAGATGTTGCAAGACAAATGTATGAAAATTATAAACCTCCTGTGACGGCTTTTAGAATTAATTTAAATCCTTCAAACTTAGGAACTATTGCAATTATTATGAAAAGTGATAAAGACAATGGTATTAATATTAGTATGAATATTTCAAATAACTCCACTCTTGAAGCCTTTATTGATAGTCAAAATGGCTTAAAAAATGCCTTAAGCAAGACATTTAGTGAAGAGTCAAGTTTTAATTTAGATTTTAACTCAAATGAAAATAGCGATAACTCATCATCTAATCAAGGTAATAGTGAAGAAAATAAAGGTTCACAAAACAATAATTCAGATACTAGAAGTATACTAGAAGCAAGAGAAAATAACAAAACTGATGATAAAAACTTAGATTATATGTAG
- the fliE gene encoding flagellar hook-basal body complex protein FliE, giving the protein MKISSIADSINPLTLKDNINLDNKKDSTFSNMLNDAVSEVNKEQMQGYKAMDEIASGKVTNLQHAVQQIEEAELSMKLGLEVKNKALNAYKEVMRMQI; this is encoded by the coding sequence ATGAAAATATCTTCAATAGCAGACTCAATAAATCCACTAACACTAAAAGATAATATAAATTTAGATAATAAAAAAGATTCTACTTTTTCAAATATGTTAAATGATGCTGTTTCTGAGGTAAATAAAGAACAAATGCAAGGTTATAAAGCTATGGATGAAATAGCAAGTGGTAAAGTAACAAATCTTCAACATGCAGTACAACAAATAGAAGAAGCTGAACTTTCTATGAAACTTGGATTAGAAGTTAAAAATAAAGCTTTAAATGCATATAAAGAAGTTATGAGAATGCAAATATAA
- the flgC gene encoding flagellar basal body rod protein FlgC, which produces MGFFDGYDVAASGMSAQRTRINITSANIANAKTTHTEEGGPYKKQEVVFEDILLGKTNAKDNSASSLDKMSPKDQTEVALRGVGVKSIVESDAKPVMRFEPQHPDANEEGYVAYPDINPVIEMVNMIEAMRSYESNVAAFNTHKNIDTKTLDILKA; this is translated from the coding sequence ATGGGTTTTTTTGATGGATATGATGTAGCAGCTTCTGGTATGAGTGCTCAAAGAACAAGAATAAATATTACAAGTGCAAATATAGCAAATGCAAAAACTACGCATACAGAAGAAGGTGGACCTTATAAAAAACAAGAAGTAGTTTTTGAAGATATATTACTTGGTAAAACTAATGCAAAAGATAACAGTGCTTCATCTTTGGATAAAATGAGTCCAAAAGATCAAACAGAAGTAGCTTTAAGAGGTGTAGGTGTTAAATCTATTGTTGAGTCAGATGCAAAACCTGTTATGAGATTTGAACCACAACATCCTGATGCTAATGAAGAAGGTTATGTAGCTTATCCCGATATTAATCCTGTTATTGAAATGGTTAATATGATTGAAGCAATGAGATCTTACGAATCAAATGTAGCTGCATTTAATACACACAAAAATATTGATACAAAAACATTAGATATATTGAAAGCATAG